One window of Pyrus communis chromosome 12, drPyrComm1.1, whole genome shotgun sequence genomic DNA carries:
- the LOC137710478 gene encoding SNARE-interacting protein KEULE-like isoform X2: MSFSDSDSSSSYGGDYKNFKQISRDRLLIEMLRSCKTGDSKATWKVLIMDKLTVKIMSYACKMADITDEGVSLVEDIFRRRQPLPSMDAIYFMQPTKENVIMFLSDMSGRSPLYRKAFVFFSSPISRELVSHIKKDGTVLTRIAKLIEMNLEYFAIDGQAFVTNNERALEELYGDEEDSRKGVACLNVMAARVATVFASLREFPCVRYRAAKSLDATTMTTFRDLIPTKLAAGIWDCLMKYKNTIKNFPEAETCELLVLDRSVDQIAPLIHEWTYDAMCHDLLNMDGNKYVHEVPSKTGGPPEKKEVLLEDHDPVWLELRHAHIADASERLHEKMTNFVSRNKAAQIHGSRDARELSTRDLQKMVQALPQYSEQIDKLSLHVEIAGKVNRIIREFGLRELGQLEQDLVFGDAGMKDVIKFLTTKDDTTGENKLRLLMILAAIYPEKFEGEKGLNLMKLAKLPPDDMNAVNNMKLLGGAPDTKKSTGAFSLKFDIHKKRGARKERPSEGETWQLARFYPIIEELVENLSKGELSKEEYPCLNDPSPTFPGTSHVAAVNHPPAAHSMRSRRTPTWARPRNSDDGYSSDSVLRHASSDFKKMGQRIFVVIVGGATRSELRVCHKLTAKLKREVVLGSSCLEDPAPFIAKLKMMTAHELSLDDLQI; encoded by the exons ATGTCGTTCTCTGACTCCGACTCGTCGTCGTCATACGGCGGCGACTACAAGAATTTCAAGCAAATCAGCCGCGACC GATTGTTAATTGAAATGCTTCGGTCTTGCAAAACAGGGGATTCAAAAGCAACCTGGAAG GTACTTATCATGGACAAACTTACTGTTAAGATAATGTCTTACGCATGCAAAATGGCTGACATTACAGATGAAGGTGTTTCAT TGGTTGAAGACATATTCAGGCGAAGGCAGCCATTGCCCTCCATGGATGCTATATACTTTATGCAGCCTACCAAAGAGAA TGTTATCATGTTCTTGTCAGACATGTCAGGAAGATCACCATTGTACAGGAA ggcatttgttttctttagttcACCTATTTCAAGAGAATTAGTTAGTCACATCAAGAAGGATGGAACTGTGTTAACTCGCATAGCTAAATTGATCGAG ATGAATTTGGAATATTTTGCAATAGACGGTCAG GCTTTTGTTACCAACAATGAGAGGGCTTTAGAGGAACTTTATGGGGATGAGGAGGATTCACGCAAAGGTGTTGCATGTTTGAATGTGATGGCTGCTCGTGTTGCCACAGTTTTTGCTTCGTTAAGG GAATTTCCTTGTGTGCGTTATCGAGCTGCAAAGTCACTTGATGCCACCACGATGACCACTTTTCGTGATTTAATTCCTACAAAGCTTGCGGCTGGGATCTGGGATTGTCTcatgaaatataaaaatacaattaAGAACTTCCCTGAGGCAGAAACATGCGAGTTGCTTGTCCTTGACAGATCTGTCGATCAG ATTGCACCTCTCATACACGAATGGACATATGATGCCATGTGTCATGACCTGCTAAATATGGATGGAAATAAGTACGTGCATGAG GTTCCAAGCAAAACTGGTGGTCCACCTGAGAAAAAAGAGGTTCTTTTAGAGGATCATGATCCTGTCTGGCTTGAGCTTCGCCACGCACATATAGCAGAT GCTAGTGAACGACTGCATGAGAAAATGACCAACTTCGTATCAAGGAATAAGGCTGCACAGATCCACGGTTCAAG AGATGCTCGCGAACTATCTACAAGGGATTTGCAAAAGATGGTTCAAGCATTGCCACAATATAGTGAACAAATTGACAAACTCTCCCTTCACGTAGAG ATTGCAGGAAAGGTTAACAGAATTATCCGGGAGTTTGGGCTTCGAGAACTTGGGCAGTTGGAGCAGGATCTTGTTTTTGGAGATGCGGGCATGAAAGATGTGATCAAGTTTTTGACGACAAAAGAT GATACAACTGGTGAAAATAAGTTGCGCTTGTTGATGATTCTTGCAGCCATTTATCCTGAGAAATTTGAGGGCGAGAAGGGTCTCAATTTGATGAAG TTAGCAAAATTACCACCGGATGATATGAATGCCGTGAATAATATGAAACTACTTGGGGGAGCACCAGATACCAAAAAAAGCACAGGGGCGTTTTCTCTGAAGTTTGACATTCATAAG AAACGTGGAGCTAGGAAAGAACGTCCAAGTGAAGGAGAAACATGGCAGCTTGCGCGCTTTTATCCCATAATAGAG GAACTTGTAGAAAACCTTAGTAAAGGTGAACTGTCAAAGGAAGAATATCCATGTTTGAATGACCCAAGTCCAACTTTTCCTGGGACTTCACATGTAGCGGCAGTAAATCATCCTCCAGCTGCTCATTCAATGAGATCAAGACGGACGCCAACATGGGCCCGGCCTCGAAATTCTGATGATGGGTATTCGAG CGATTCAGTATTACGGCATGCATCGAGTGATTTCAAAAAGATGGGCCAGCGCATATTTGTAGTTATAGTAGGTGGGGCTACTAGATCGGAG CTTAGGGTTTGCCACAAGCTCACGGCTAAACTGAAGAGGGAAGTTGTTCTAGGCTCCTCATGTCTCGAGGATCCTGCTCCATTTATTGCG AAACTAAAGATGATGACTGCACACGAGCTCTCGTTGGATGATCTACAGATATGA
- the LOC137710478 gene encoding SNARE-interacting protein KEULE-like isoform X1 encodes MSFSDSDSSSSYGGDYKNFKQISRDRLLIEMLRSCKTGDSKATWKVLIMDKLTVKIMSYACKMADITDEGVSLVEDIFRRRQPLPSMDAIYFMQPTKENVIMFLSDMSGRSPLYRKAFVFFSSPISRELVSHIKKDGTVLTRIAKLIEMNLEYFAIDGQAFVTNNERALEELYGDEEDSRKGVACLNVMAARVATVFASLREFPCVRYRAAKSLDATTMTTFRDLIPTKLAAGIWDCLMKYKNTIKNFPEAETCELLVLDRSVDQIAPLIHEWTYDAMCHDLLNMDGNKYVHEVPSKTGGPPEKKEVLLEDHDPVWLELRHAHIADASERLHEKMTNFVSRNKAAQIHGSRDARELSTRDLQKMVQALPQYSEQIDKLSLHVEIAGKVNRIIREFGLRELGQLEQDLVFGDAGMKDVIKFLTTKDDTTGENKLRLLMILAAIYPEKFEGEKGLNLMKLAKLPPDDMNAVNNMKLLGGAPDTKKSTGAFSLKFDIHKKKRGARKERPSEGETWQLARFYPIIEELVENLSKGELSKEEYPCLNDPSPTFPGTSHVAAVNHPPAAHSMRSRRTPTWARPRNSDDGYSSDSVLRHASSDFKKMGQRIFVVIVGGATRSELRVCHKLTAKLKREVVLGSSCLEDPAPFIAKLKMMTAHELSLDDLQI; translated from the exons ATGTCGTTCTCTGACTCCGACTCGTCGTCGTCATACGGCGGCGACTACAAGAATTTCAAGCAAATCAGCCGCGACC GATTGTTAATTGAAATGCTTCGGTCTTGCAAAACAGGGGATTCAAAAGCAACCTGGAAG GTACTTATCATGGACAAACTTACTGTTAAGATAATGTCTTACGCATGCAAAATGGCTGACATTACAGATGAAGGTGTTTCAT TGGTTGAAGACATATTCAGGCGAAGGCAGCCATTGCCCTCCATGGATGCTATATACTTTATGCAGCCTACCAAAGAGAA TGTTATCATGTTCTTGTCAGACATGTCAGGAAGATCACCATTGTACAGGAA ggcatttgttttctttagttcACCTATTTCAAGAGAATTAGTTAGTCACATCAAGAAGGATGGAACTGTGTTAACTCGCATAGCTAAATTGATCGAG ATGAATTTGGAATATTTTGCAATAGACGGTCAG GCTTTTGTTACCAACAATGAGAGGGCTTTAGAGGAACTTTATGGGGATGAGGAGGATTCACGCAAAGGTGTTGCATGTTTGAATGTGATGGCTGCTCGTGTTGCCACAGTTTTTGCTTCGTTAAGG GAATTTCCTTGTGTGCGTTATCGAGCTGCAAAGTCACTTGATGCCACCACGATGACCACTTTTCGTGATTTAATTCCTACAAAGCTTGCGGCTGGGATCTGGGATTGTCTcatgaaatataaaaatacaattaAGAACTTCCCTGAGGCAGAAACATGCGAGTTGCTTGTCCTTGACAGATCTGTCGATCAG ATTGCACCTCTCATACACGAATGGACATATGATGCCATGTGTCATGACCTGCTAAATATGGATGGAAATAAGTACGTGCATGAG GTTCCAAGCAAAACTGGTGGTCCACCTGAGAAAAAAGAGGTTCTTTTAGAGGATCATGATCCTGTCTGGCTTGAGCTTCGCCACGCACATATAGCAGAT GCTAGTGAACGACTGCATGAGAAAATGACCAACTTCGTATCAAGGAATAAGGCTGCACAGATCCACGGTTCAAG AGATGCTCGCGAACTATCTACAAGGGATTTGCAAAAGATGGTTCAAGCATTGCCACAATATAGTGAACAAATTGACAAACTCTCCCTTCACGTAGAG ATTGCAGGAAAGGTTAACAGAATTATCCGGGAGTTTGGGCTTCGAGAACTTGGGCAGTTGGAGCAGGATCTTGTTTTTGGAGATGCGGGCATGAAAGATGTGATCAAGTTTTTGACGACAAAAGAT GATACAACTGGTGAAAATAAGTTGCGCTTGTTGATGATTCTTGCAGCCATTTATCCTGAGAAATTTGAGGGCGAGAAGGGTCTCAATTTGATGAAG TTAGCAAAATTACCACCGGATGATATGAATGCCGTGAATAATATGAAACTACTTGGGGGAGCACCAGATACCAAAAAAAGCACAGGGGCGTTTTCTCTGAAGTTTGACATTCATAAG AAGAAACGTGGAGCTAGGAAAGAACGTCCAAGTGAAGGAGAAACATGGCAGCTTGCGCGCTTTTATCCCATAATAGAG GAACTTGTAGAAAACCTTAGTAAAGGTGAACTGTCAAAGGAAGAATATCCATGTTTGAATGACCCAAGTCCAACTTTTCCTGGGACTTCACATGTAGCGGCAGTAAATCATCCTCCAGCTGCTCATTCAATGAGATCAAGACGGACGCCAACATGGGCCCGGCCTCGAAATTCTGATGATGGGTATTCGAG CGATTCAGTATTACGGCATGCATCGAGTGATTTCAAAAAGATGGGCCAGCGCATATTTGTAGTTATAGTAGGTGGGGCTACTAGATCGGAG CTTAGGGTTTGCCACAAGCTCACGGCTAAACTGAAGAGGGAAGTTGTTCTAGGCTCCTCATGTCTCGAGGATCCTGCTCCATTTATTGCG AAACTAAAGATGATGACTGCACACGAGCTCTCGTTGGATGATCTACAGATATGA
- the LOC137710478 gene encoding SNARE-interacting protein KEULE-like isoform X3: MDKLTVKIMSYACKMADITDEGVSLVEDIFRRRQPLPSMDAIYFMQPTKENVIMFLSDMSGRSPLYRKAFVFFSSPISRELVSHIKKDGTVLTRIAKLIEMNLEYFAIDGQAFVTNNERALEELYGDEEDSRKGVACLNVMAARVATVFASLREFPCVRYRAAKSLDATTMTTFRDLIPTKLAAGIWDCLMKYKNTIKNFPEAETCELLVLDRSVDQIAPLIHEWTYDAMCHDLLNMDGNKYVHEVPSKTGGPPEKKEVLLEDHDPVWLELRHAHIADASERLHEKMTNFVSRNKAAQIHGSRDARELSTRDLQKMVQALPQYSEQIDKLSLHVEIAGKVNRIIREFGLRELGQLEQDLVFGDAGMKDVIKFLTTKDDTTGENKLRLLMILAAIYPEKFEGEKGLNLMKLAKLPPDDMNAVNNMKLLGGAPDTKKSTGAFSLKFDIHKKKRGARKERPSEGETWQLARFYPIIEELVENLSKGELSKEEYPCLNDPSPTFPGTSHVAAVNHPPAAHSMRSRRTPTWARPRNSDDGYSSDSVLRHASSDFKKMGQRIFVVIVGGATRSELRVCHKLTAKLKREVVLGSSCLEDPAPFIAKLKMMTAHELSLDDLQI; the protein is encoded by the exons ATGGACAAACTTACTGTTAAGATAATGTCTTACGCATGCAAAATGGCTGACATTACAGATGAAGGTGTTTCAT TGGTTGAAGACATATTCAGGCGAAGGCAGCCATTGCCCTCCATGGATGCTATATACTTTATGCAGCCTACCAAAGAGAA TGTTATCATGTTCTTGTCAGACATGTCAGGAAGATCACCATTGTACAGGAA ggcatttgttttctttagttcACCTATTTCAAGAGAATTAGTTAGTCACATCAAGAAGGATGGAACTGTGTTAACTCGCATAGCTAAATTGATCGAG ATGAATTTGGAATATTTTGCAATAGACGGTCAG GCTTTTGTTACCAACAATGAGAGGGCTTTAGAGGAACTTTATGGGGATGAGGAGGATTCACGCAAAGGTGTTGCATGTTTGAATGTGATGGCTGCTCGTGTTGCCACAGTTTTTGCTTCGTTAAGG GAATTTCCTTGTGTGCGTTATCGAGCTGCAAAGTCACTTGATGCCACCACGATGACCACTTTTCGTGATTTAATTCCTACAAAGCTTGCGGCTGGGATCTGGGATTGTCTcatgaaatataaaaatacaattaAGAACTTCCCTGAGGCAGAAACATGCGAGTTGCTTGTCCTTGACAGATCTGTCGATCAG ATTGCACCTCTCATACACGAATGGACATATGATGCCATGTGTCATGACCTGCTAAATATGGATGGAAATAAGTACGTGCATGAG GTTCCAAGCAAAACTGGTGGTCCACCTGAGAAAAAAGAGGTTCTTTTAGAGGATCATGATCCTGTCTGGCTTGAGCTTCGCCACGCACATATAGCAGAT GCTAGTGAACGACTGCATGAGAAAATGACCAACTTCGTATCAAGGAATAAGGCTGCACAGATCCACGGTTCAAG AGATGCTCGCGAACTATCTACAAGGGATTTGCAAAAGATGGTTCAAGCATTGCCACAATATAGTGAACAAATTGACAAACTCTCCCTTCACGTAGAG ATTGCAGGAAAGGTTAACAGAATTATCCGGGAGTTTGGGCTTCGAGAACTTGGGCAGTTGGAGCAGGATCTTGTTTTTGGAGATGCGGGCATGAAAGATGTGATCAAGTTTTTGACGACAAAAGAT GATACAACTGGTGAAAATAAGTTGCGCTTGTTGATGATTCTTGCAGCCATTTATCCTGAGAAATTTGAGGGCGAGAAGGGTCTCAATTTGATGAAG TTAGCAAAATTACCACCGGATGATATGAATGCCGTGAATAATATGAAACTACTTGGGGGAGCACCAGATACCAAAAAAAGCACAGGGGCGTTTTCTCTGAAGTTTGACATTCATAAG AAGAAACGTGGAGCTAGGAAAGAACGTCCAAGTGAAGGAGAAACATGGCAGCTTGCGCGCTTTTATCCCATAATAGAG GAACTTGTAGAAAACCTTAGTAAAGGTGAACTGTCAAAGGAAGAATATCCATGTTTGAATGACCCAAGTCCAACTTTTCCTGGGACTTCACATGTAGCGGCAGTAAATCATCCTCCAGCTGCTCATTCAATGAGATCAAGACGGACGCCAACATGGGCCCGGCCTCGAAATTCTGATGATGGGTATTCGAG CGATTCAGTATTACGGCATGCATCGAGTGATTTCAAAAAGATGGGCCAGCGCATATTTGTAGTTATAGTAGGTGGGGCTACTAGATCGGAG CTTAGGGTTTGCCACAAGCTCACGGCTAAACTGAAGAGGGAAGTTGTTCTAGGCTCCTCATGTCTCGAGGATCCTGCTCCATTTATTGCG AAACTAAAGATGATGACTGCACACGAGCTCTCGTTGGATGATCTACAGATATGA